One Archangium violaceum genomic window, ATCGTCAAGGATCAGTCCTTCGACTACCGGACCTTCGACGTGCGGACGTTCGGCCCCTATGCTGCGCGCGTGCAGGAGCTGTCGGCGCTCGACGTGGGCGATGCCGATATGGGTGGGTTTGCCGCGCGGGGCGGAAAGCTTCTGTTGCTTCATGGCACGGGCGACATGCTGACGAGCCCGCGGACGACGGAGCGCTACGTGGAAGAAGTGCAGGCGTCGATTGGCGCGACGGCCACCGACGCGATGCTGCGCTACTACGAGGTTCCTGGGTTCCAGCACGCCGCCAGCACCGTCTTCCAGGTGTCGTGGGATGGTCTCGGCGCGCTCGAGAAGTGGATCGAGACCGGCAAGGACCCTGGTGACGACGAGGTCGTCACGGACCTGGCGGGCGTGGCGGGGCGCACTCGACCGCTCTGCAGGTATCCGACCTTTGCGAGGTATCGCGGGACGGGAGATCCGAACGACGCTGCATCGTTCGAGTGCGCGGCGCCCTGACGCGGCCGATCGACCGCGCGCGGGCGGCTCGCTTTGCGTCCGCTGATGCCGCCGGAGCTGATGCCGCCGAAGTATAGGACGGATAGGAGTCCTGTTGAGAGGTGGCGGCCTGGAGCGGAGGTGGCGAGGAGGGCCGCTGACGGGGCCGGCCCGAGCAGTGAGCCAGGCGGGTGGAGAAGCCGCGTTGCCCCTTGGGGTACACGCCGGCCCTGGCCGACCTCCCATGAGGAGCGCGGCAGGGGCCTGGCTCTGTTGGCGCTGGCGGCTTGAGCTTCAACACCACGAGGCGTGGAGGGGCCCGTGCGCCGGGGCCAGCCTCGCACCTGCCGTGGGCAGGCCCAGGTGCTCCACAATCGCTCGCACCCCTCCCGCCTCGTTCACGTACGCCAGCACTCGCCGCCTGCCTCCACACCTCACGCAGGCCAACACCTCCACCGCGAAGGTCCTTCGTAGTAGCCCTGCCCAGTCCACTCGCGCCCTCCGCTCCTTCCTCGTTTCCTGCCTCGCAGCTGCCTGGGGCGCCACGCTCGCCTCCTCCTCTCCTGCTTGGGGGACCAGAAATGGCCGCAGTCGTGCGCCTGGAGCGAAGACGCCGTGGAACCTTGTGAGGTTTGCCCGAGGCGGAGGCACCAGGGACGCCACACGCCGTAAAAGTTCCAGCCCGGTGAAGAGCAGGTGCGTCGTACCGTCCGGCAGCGGGCGCTTCATTTGGTAGGCGATGCGGCCATCCTCCGCTCGTGACAAACGCTCCAGCGCCAGTGCACCGCGCGCTCCGTAGCGGCATAGCCGCTCCAGACCCTGCCTGTCGTTGGCGTGCAGGTGCGTGTTGGCGTGCAGGGAGAAGCCCTCCATGAAGGCGCATCGGGGCTGCTTTCGGGGAGGGGGCCGCACGTCCACCTCCGTCCAGCGCAGCCGCCGCTGCAGGGAGTGCGCCTGGTATGCCTGTAGCGCGTCCTCGGGGCCTTGCGCGGGCAGGGCTCCTCTTTTCTCCAGCAGGCGCAGCACCCGGTGGCGCACGACCTTCAGCAGCCGCTCCACCTCGCCTTGCGTGGGCGGAGGCAACGGCTCGAAGCGCACGCCGCCCTCCCGCGGCACGAAGACACCGTCCGGCACCAGCGAGTGGAAGTGCGGAGTCACCTGCAAGGCGGAGCCGAAGAACTGGATGAACGACACGGCCCCGGCCTGCCCACCGCGCAGGCCCTGCCGCCGTGCCCTTCGGCGCTGCAGGGCAAACACTGCGCGCAGGAAGACGGTGAGGACGTCCGAGAGCAGTCCCACGTCCTTGAGCAGCACCCACCGCACCCGGCTCGGACGGGGACAGGTGCATGGAGATGAGCTGGGCCGTCTGGGGGTCCACCACCGCCGTGCCCTTCATCCGCTTCTGGTCCTTCTTGCGCGGGGTGATCTTCACCGTGACCAGACCCTCGCGAGGACCCGGGGCCTGCTCGAACTGGTATTCGTCGCGGACCTGGGGGTGGAAGGGCGAGAGTTGCCCGCGCGGATCCTCGTTCTGCTTCTGGTCCTGGGGCTCGGCCTTGAGCTGGCTGATCAGATCGCCCTCTTCCTTCTCGGAGAGCTTCTTGCGCGACAGCACTTTCGTTCCCGAGCGGATGACTTCATAGGTGCGGGTGAGCCGCCCCTTGCTCTTGCCCTCTTTGTCCAATTGCTCCGTGACCGAGTTCTCGATGACACGGCAGCCGGGAACGGTCAGCTTCTTCTCCTCGGCTTCACCGAGCCGGTTGAGGAGATCCTGCAGGGGCACCTCCGCTCAAGCAGAGGCGGCGGAGATCAACACCAGAAGAATGAGCGCGCGCATGGCGTCCCCAACCTAGCCACTTCCGGGCAACTCCAGAGCTGGCCCGGGAGTCCCCGGACCAGCAACTGCGTTGCATTGAACAAGAAGGGGCGCGTCCTGGTGCGCCCGAGTGTTCGAATTCCGTCGGGGACAACCTGGGAGGCCCAGTCATCTCAAGGGTTGTTGGGCTTTTCCTTGCCGCGTGGCAAGAGGTGCCAACGACCCTGCACGGGAGATACTGGCGTGAAGCGACCCCCCCTCAATGCCCCGTGGACCATCAGCATCAAGCGTGCGGATGCGGCCTGCCTGGCGCGGCTTGCCCATTGTGACTTCTCATTCGAGGTGACGGCTGAGGCGACTGGACCGTTCGATGGCGACAGCATCGGGCCGATCGTTCCAGTCGTGCCTTGTTACATCAAGAGCTATGGGTTCGACCCCGATGAGCTGGCTGACTACCTTGGCCGGACGGATCGTACTCTCTTTGTCGCCGAGGCAGAGGGCTGTCCCATTGGCTATGCCGCCGTCTCCCAAGGCTGGAATCACTATGCCATCATCGACGACATTGCCGTGGACGCTGCTCATCGAAGATTTGGCGCCGCCCGCCTGTTGATGGACGCAGCTGTGGAATGGGCGGCCCATGCCGGAGCGCGGGGCGTGCGGCTCGAGACGCAATCGAACAACATCGCGGCCTGTCGCTTCTACAAGCGGTATGGCTTCGTGCTAGGCGGATACGACCGTTATCTCTATCAGGCGCTACATCCTGGCACGCGGGAAATTGCCCTGTTCTGGTACCTGCTGCTCCCAATGAAGGGCGCTGCAGAGCTTTGACAGGCTTCATCGGGTAGTGCACTATCGTTCCGCCGCACGGGCGGCACGCGGCTCGCGTATCAATCAATGAAAAACTCCGCATAAGGACACAAGGAAGTGTCATGCACCGGAGTCACGCGGGTTTTCGGGCGGCAGGTCGGCATCCTCGATGTTGATGCCCGCGACGCCCAGGCGCGCGACGGAGGTCACGGCGGCGACCACTTTCTCCGGCGTGTTGCCGAAGCCGTGCTCCATGTCGAGGGTCAGGAGCACATCGATGGCGCGGGTGATGACGCTGGCGGTCTGCAGCAGGCGTTCGAGCGGCAGGGCGTGGCCGCCAATGCGCCCCCATTTTTCCCTAGGCCTCTTCCCGAGGCATTTGGTCTAATGTTCGAACAAATTCCTTCTCGCCCTTTTTCACGTGCCACCTTCCGAACATGCAGAAGCCCTGACGGGCAATCAGAGTCTCATCAAGCGAATCAACAGTGCGGCGATACTCCGGTTGGTGAGGCAGGAGGCGGGCCTGTCGCGGGCGGACCTCGCCAAGCGCAGTGGGCTGACGAAGTCCACCGTCAGCCTGCTGGTGCAGGACTTGATCGACGAGGGCTGGTTGTGCGAGTCCGAGGCGCCCGTATCCAACGCCGTGGGCCGGCGCCCAACGCCCCTGCGGCTCGACCCCTCTCGCCTGGCGCTCATAGGTGCCGAGATCGGCGTGGACTACCTGAACGTGGTCGCGTGCAACCTCCAGGGGGAACTGCTCGGCTCTCGTCAGCAACCGTATTCGCCCTCGGACCTGGGCTCCACGCTCACGGCGCTTGCCGGGCTTGTCGCTCAACAGGACGCTTCGCTGTGCGCCCAGGGCTGGCGCGTCCTGGGGATCAGCGTCGGAGTTCCAGGAACCGTAGATGTGCACGGTCATCGGGTGGGCGTGGTGCCAAACCTCGGCTGGCACCACCAGGACATCGAGCAGCCGCTGTGTGAGGCGTTGAAGAGAGCCGGCGTACGCCAATCGCCGGTGAAGGTGCTGAACGAAGCCAACGCCGCGGCGTTGTCCGAGTACGTCTTTGGCACTGGCGCCCAGACGAACTCACTCGTCTACCTGAGCATGGGCATTGGCGTAGGCGGGGGGATCGTTCTCGGAGATCGGCTCCACCTCGGTCATGACGGCACGGCAGGGGAAGTCGGCCATACGGTGCTGCAACTCGACGGGCCGCCGTGCCGGTGCGGTAGCCGCGGCTGCGCTGAAACCTTCATCTCACAGCGGGCAGTCAGTCTTGATATTACGGGCACCCCAGACCCCGTGCTGCCAATCGGCGAACTGGCGCGTCGGGTGGCCGGGGGCGATGCGACGGCAGTGGCGGCCGCGCGTCGTGCAGGGCGCTACCTGGGCATGCTGATGCAGAACATCTGCAACATGCTCGACCCGGCAGTCCTCGTGCTTGGCGGCCCCATGGTACAGCTCGGCCCGGTCTTTCTTGATGCGGCCCGCGAGTGCTTCACAGGGCTGCAGGCGCGGTACGCCTTCCACACCACCGAAGTACGGCACTGCCGCTTCGGCATCAATGCTTGCGCTGTGGGCGCCGCAGGTGCAGTGCTGCATGAAGCCCTGATGGTCTGACGTCATCCCCCGCGGGTCGTCTGGGCCTCGGGTGAGCGCCGATGTGCTTTCACCATCGGCAGCGCACCAAAGAAATACAACCGCAGGTTGAAAAGCGATTGAGTACGCGTTTTCACGGTGTTCGCCCCATGGTCGGGGGCTGTGGTCGTCATGCTCGAAATCGTCCATTCGAGCACCACCACTGCTTCGGCGCGCTGCGTCAGCACCATCGGCACTCCTGAGGCGAACAGTTGTGAGACGTCCCCCCGCATTGGAGAGCAGCCAGCCCATCTGTTCAATGGTGTACTTCAGCTCCCCCCCGGGCCCGCGCGCGCTCACGGCCGATGGTTGCCACGGCCACGCAGGCAATGAATGACGCGCTATGTCGAATCCGTTAGCGACAGCACTCATGATGCGATGAGGGGGGCCTCTGATGATTTCCATTATTCTCCTGATTGACGGGCTTGGCGTTCGGCTCTATGGTTTGTTCATCGATCAAACCAATTCGGCAG contains:
- a CDS encoding transposase produces the protein MLLKDVGLLSDVLTVFLRAVFALQRRRARRQGLRGGQAGAVSFIQFFGSALQVTPHFHSLVPDGVFVPREGGVRFEPLPPPTQGEVERLLKVVRHRVLRLLEKRGALPAQGPEDALQAYQAHSLQRRLRWTEVDVRPPPRKQPRCAFMEGFSLHANTHLHANDRQGLERLCRYGARGALALERLSRAEDGRIAYQMKRPLPDGTTHLLFTGLELLRRVASLVPPPRANLTRFHGVFAPGARLRPFLVPQAGEEEASVAPQAAARQETRKERRARVDWAGLLRRTFAVEVLACVRCGGRRRVLAYVNEAGGVRAIVEHLGLPTAGARLAPAHGPLHASWC
- a CDS encoding GNAT family N-acetyltransferase, with the protein product MSIKRADAACLARLAHCDFSFEVTAEATGPFDGDSIGPIVPVVPCYIKSYGFDPDELADYLGRTDRTLFVAEAEGCPIGYAAVSQGWNHYAIIDDIAVDAAHRRFGAARLLMDAAVEWAAHAGARGVRLETQSNNIAACRFYKRYGFVLGGYDRYLYQALHPGTREIALFWYLLLPMKGAAEL
- a CDS encoding ROK family transcriptional regulator, giving the protein MRQEAGLSRADLAKRSGLTKSTVSLLVQDLIDEGWLCESEAPVSNAVGRRPTPLRLDPSRLALIGAEIGVDYLNVVACNLQGELLGSRQQPYSPSDLGSTLTALAGLVAQQDASLCAQGWRVLGISVGVPGTVDVHGHRVGVVPNLGWHHQDIEQPLCEALKRAGVRQSPVKVLNEANAAALSEYVFGTGAQTNSLVYLSMGIGVGGGIVLGDRLHLGHDGTAGEVGHTVLQLDGPPCRCGSRGCAETFISQRAVSLDITGTPDPVLPIGELARRVAGGDATAVAAARRAGRYLGMLMQNICNMLDPAVLVLGGPMVQLGPVFLDAARECFTGLQARYAFHTTEVRHCRFGINACAVGAAGAVLHEALMV
- a CDS encoding isocitrate lyase/phosphoenolpyruvate mutase family protein; the encoded protein is MGGHALPLERLLQTASVITRAIDVLLTLDMEHGFGNTPEKVVAAVTSVARLGVAGINIEDADLPPENPRDSGA